The following are from one region of the Oreochromis aureus strain Israel breed Guangdong linkage group 1, ZZ_aureus, whole genome shotgun sequence genome:
- the LOC120441031 gene encoding adhesion G-protein coupled receptor G5-like: MQRIKWGILWWLVSCVSHDMVSGSCPSQQGICGNCSSFCPQNNTYQNTSMTYCCLKSACSSLNAPGDTIKALKNIETILENTEINGSMEMPFCNLVIFVYKPNCSKHIEMYANDIKADMASIPNPTVKVQLPEELGAGPNNNIVFSVFTFPETNGNVSEVARKLYNRKLVGLIVQKKKISGLRERVNITMPVTEYIYENQNLSCRFLNLSTGNYIEDGCETLWTRNQSNVTCSCDHLTYFGVLLTVSINVSQKDAIILKYISIIGCSVSLFALAITVLLFISNRTLRLDVSMKVHINLAISLIILNLHFLLSSTVAAVSSTGVCLYMALVLHYSLLATFSWMALEGFHLYLLLVKVFNIYIKRYLLKLSVVGWGVPAIIVSVVVIIDRSFYGPVAVDNSTSSVICYITNETVKVVTTIVLFGLVFLFNVILFVITLWHILMLRRVKEFGQHNRDRAKKDICTLLGVITLLGITWGLIFFSFGYLTTPGLYLFCILNSLQGFFIFLWFAMSLRKTKDPRAMATSETATTSK; the protein is encoded by the exons ATGCAAAG GATTAAGTGGGGGATACTCTGGTGGCTGGTGTCGTGTGTGTCTCATGATATGGTCTCTGGAAGCTGTCCATCACAACAGGGTATCTGTGGAAACTGTAGTTCTTTTTGTCCACAAAATAATACATATCAAAATACTAGCATGA CTTACTGCTGTTTGAAGAGTGCATGCAGCTCTTTAAATGCCCCTGGGGACACCATCAA AGCCTTAAAGAACATTGAAACAATTCTTGAGAACACAGAAATTAATGGAAGCATGGAGATGCCTTTCTGCAATTTAGTCATCTTCGTCTACAAGCCCAACTGCAGCAAACACATTGAAATGTATGCGAATGACATCAAg GCAGACATGGCTTCTATCCCCAACCCCACAGTGAAAGTTCAACTACCGGAGGAACTGGGTGCTGGACCAAACAACAACATTGTGTTTTCCGTGTTTACATTTCCTGAAACTAACGGG AATGTGTCTGAAGTGGCACGTAAACTCTATAATCGAAAACTAGTTGGCCTGATTGTACAAAAGAAGAAGATATCAGGACTACGTGAACGTGTCAACATAACCATGCCGGTTACcgaatatatatat GAAAACCAGAATCTCTCCTGTCGGTTCTTAAATTTGTCAACAGGAA ATTATATTGAGGATGGCTGTGAAACACTTTGGACACGTAACCAGAGTAATGTCACCTGTTCCTGTGACCACCTCACGTACTTTGGTGTACTCCTCACA GTTTCTATAAATGTCTCACAAAAAGACGCTATaatattgaaatatatttccataATTGGTTGTAGTGTCTCTCTTTTCGCCCTTGCCATCACGGttttgctcttcatctcaaaTAG AACACTCAGACTAGATGTTTCTATGAAGGTCCACATCAATCTTGCAATTTCTCTCATCATCCTCAACCTGCACTTCCTGCTAAGTtccacagtggctgcagtgTCCTCCACTGGGGTCTGTTTATACATGGCTCTTGTCCTTCACTATTCCCTGCTGGCCACTTTCAGCTGGATGGCCTTGGAAGGATTCCACCTCTACCTTCTCTTAGTCAAAGTCTTCAACATCTACATCAAGAGATATCTGCTCAAACTCAGTGTGGTGGGATGGG GAGTTCCTGCGATCATTGTGTCAGTGGTGGTGATCATAGACAGAAGTTTTTATGGTCCTGTTGCTGTGGACAACTCCACCAGCTCTGTAAT ATGTTATATAACTAATGAGACGGTGAAGGTGGTGACTACAATTGTGCTGTTCGGCTTGGTGTTCCTCTTTAACGTGATCCTATTTGTGATAACACTCTGGCATATTTTGATGCTCCGCCGTGTCAAAGAG TTTGGACAGCACAACCGTGACAGAGCCAAGAAAGACATTTGTACCCTGCTGGGAGTCATCACTCTGCTCGGCATTACCTGGGGCCTGATCTTCTTCTCTTTTGGCTATCTGACCACTCCTGGCCTCTACCTCTTCTGCATCCTGAACTCATTGCAAG GATTCTTCATATTCCTGTGGTTTGCGATGTCACTGAGAAAGACTAAAGATCCCCGTGCTATGGCAACCAGTGAAACGGCTACCACAAGCAAATAG
- the LOC120440636 gene encoding adhesion G-protein coupled receptor G2-like produces the protein MLLNLHFLPNQAVAAGSSSGLCLYMALLLHYSLLATFSWMGLEGFHLYLLLVKVFNIYVKRYLLKLSIPGWGVPDFYGPVSLDTPSNSNNTAICYITTYEVKMVTTVGLFSLVFLFNVIMFGVTVRRVWILRCSQEFGQVDRDRARKDLFTLLGVITLLCLTWGLVFFYFGYLTTPGLYLFCILNSLCKVCITCFFVQLVF, from the exons ATGCTCCTCAACCTGCACTTCCTGCCCAATCAGGCAGTGGCAGCAGGGTCCTCCTCTGGACTTTGCTTATACATGGCTCTTTTACTTCATTACTCCCTGCTGGCCACTTTCAGCTGGATGGGCTTGGAAGGGTTCCACCTATATCTTCTCTTGGTCAAAGTCTTCAACATCTATGTGAAGAGATACCTACTCAAACTCAGCATACCGGGATGGG GTGTTCCTGACTTTTATGGTCCTGTCTCTCTGGACACACCGAGCAACTCCAACAATACTGCAAT ATGTTACATCACCACTTATGAAGTGAAGATGGTGACTACAGTGGGATTGTTCAGTTTGGTGTTCCTCTTTAACGTGATCATGTTTGGGGTGACAGTCAGACGTGTTTGGATTCTTCGATGTTCCCAAGAG TTTGGACAGGTCGACCGTGACAGAGCCAGAAAAGACCTGTTTACCCTGCTTGGAGTCATCACTCTGCTCTGCCTTACCTGGGGCCTGGTCTTCTTCTATTTTGGCTATCTGACTACTCCTGGCCTCTACCTCTTCTGCATCCTGAACTCCCTCTGCAAGGTCTGCATAACCTGCTTCTTTGTTCAGTTAGTGTTCTGA